Proteins found in one Aethina tumida isolate Nest 87 chromosome 1, icAetTumi1.1, whole genome shotgun sequence genomic segment:
- the LOC109595820 gene encoding helicase SKI2W, translating into MALNVVPILPDIGEELRNYIVCPDNLPIHQYENNQEFWPRTSNVEDLLSYESFALSTTLEVRRDLFTGKINGLKEVEIQNVGASAKNSMSFNRAPAAPSDATRGNASYVPFLPGSFSLSQKNKNNDILLNEELLVVPPGFDRGLEFKSDGFTVIHDGSMEINGKSTSHFINLADIAQNEEKNLQEMWKEATKASATEDASSNSNIPGEDDVLPKDTPIINISSMPPLNTPKSTEWAILLDSTQPVKDFKEKVPDMAIKYDFELDPFQKLAILQLEQHNHVFVAAHTSAGKTVVAEYAIALSQKHMTRSIYTSPIKALSNQKYRDFKKKFHDVGLITGDFQINPSACCLIMTTEILRTMLYSGSDITRDLEYVIFDEVHYINDVERGHVWEQVLILLPAHVCVVLLSATVPNPIEFADWLGRTHQRRVYVVCTYQRPVPLQHFLYTGRGGSTKDNRFMLLDGNTWIKGGMTKAKEALEVLQKPNAPYNMGSQMEKTLWHGLIDHLNRNKLLPVIVFTFSRKKCDINASNLSKLDLTDKSEKAQIMMFFNKSVKCLKEPDREIPQILKMKDILMRGIGVHHSGILPIIKEIVEMLFQNGLIKLLFATETFAMGVNMPARTVIFDSVRKHDGKELRDLEPAEYIQMAGRAGRRGLDKQGTVILLCKTFVPHEDSLKKMMIGKPNSLESKFKLTYGMVLSLLRVESLSVEGMMSRSFREADHQKKMVDIKKDLENVENQLTELSRQQLSNYLQPLVKFYENASDYLKLRKEIISEVLTDSKLQKVMTPGRILLITWKQHKNKLALLLNTIKSKTVMYKVLVLTDGNSTVSADPNKDDLWFHMLGLADESVFLPMVSASHEVLTITPSDVFEISGKTIKIDTDIVLKDWDKRQIPRFRHDPPGQTCLKAVQELQKISMQANEKKSMNNMGYLHFIDDLKVNKQELFYLLEDMYRMKIAMLDNIHSTQIPNFEQQFAAVFTRKFLEEKKKDLEFHLSNASLILYPDYQKRIELLRRFRYVDVNNRVQLKGRVACEMGMNELLITEIVLRNILTRLKSAEVAALLSALVFKVKMRNDTYEYEEKDLTENLRNGIAEVKKIHEEIGALEIQLNISTEEFQEDLNFGLVYVIYEWANSKPFAEIMMLTEIQEGTIVRCIQQLNETICDIRDAAYIIGDPALHTKMDEASIAIKRDIVFAASLYTREDERSSEKIIY; encoded by the exons ATGGCACTAAACGTTGTGCCTATCTTACCAGATATTGGGGAAGAATTacgaaattatattgtatgtccagataatttaccaattcaccaatatgaaaataatcagGAGTTTTGGCCCAGAACTTCCAATGTTGAGGATTTACTGTCCTATGAATCATTTGCTCTATCTACTACATTAGAG GTTCGTAGAGATCTTTTTACTGGCAAAATTAATGGTTTAAAAGAAGTTGAGATACAAAATGTTGGAGCTTCTGCAAAAAATTCCATGTCTTTCAACCGAGCACCTGCTGCTCCTTCTGATGCAACAAGAGGAAATGCTTCTTATGTACCATTTCTACCTGGCAGTTTCTCTCTctctcaaaaaaataaaaataacgacATACTTTTAAATGAAG AATTGTTGGTTGTACCTCCTGGTTTTGATAGAGGTTTAGAGTTTAAATCAGATGGTTTCACTGTAATTCATGATGGTTCTATGGAAATCAACGGAAAATCGacatcacattttattaatttagctGATATTGCTCAAAATGAAGAGAAAAATCTCCAAG aaatgtgGAAAGAGGCGACAAAAGCATCCGCAACTGAAGATGCCAGTTCTAATTCTAACATACCAGGGGAAGATGATGTCCTTCCCAAGGACACACCTATAATCAACATAAGCTCTATGCCACCTCTCAACACCCCCAAGAGCACAGAATGGGCTATTCTACTTGATAGCACACAACCAGtgaaagattttaaagaaaaagttCCTGATATGGCAATAAAATATGACTTTGAGTTGGATCCATTTCAAAAATTGGCAATTTTGCAACTGGAACAGCACAATCATGTTTTTGTGGCTGCACACACTTCAGCAGGCAAGACTGTTGTGGCGGAATATGCGATAGCACTGTCACAAAAACACATGACCCGAAGTATCTATACGTCGCCCATTAAAGCTTTgtctaatcaaaaatatagagATTTCAAGAAGAAGTTTCACGATGTTGGTTTAATAACTGGAGACTTTCAAATAAATCCCAGTGCATGCTGCTTAATCATGACCACTGAGATATTGAGAACTATGCTTTATTCAGGAAGTGATATTACAAGAGATTtagaatatgttatttttgatgAG GTTCATTACATAAACGACGTAGAACGTGGTCATGTTTGGGAACAGGTTTTAATCTTGCTACCAGCTCATGTGTGTGTTGTACTACTGAGTGCCACTGTTCCAAACCCTATTGAATTTGCAGATTGGTTAGGAAGAACACATCAGCGACGAGTCTATGTCGTTTGTACTTATCAGAGACCAGTACCTCTACAACACTTTCTTTACACTGGAAGGGGAGGTTCTACTAAAGATAATAGATTTATGCTCTTGGATGGTAACACATGGATCAAAGGAGG GATGACCAAGGCTAAGGAAGCTTTAGAAGTATTGCAAAAACCCAATGCACCATACAACATGGGTTCCCAGATGGAGAAAACATTGTGGCATGGTCTTATTGATCatttgaatagaaataaacTACTACCCGTTATTGTTTTTACGTTCTCACGTAAAAAGTGCGATATTAACGCTAGtaatctgtcaaaattagATCTAACTGATAAATCTGAAAAGGCCCAAATTATGatgtttttcaacaaatcTGTAAAATGCTTAAAGGAACCTGACAGGGAAATTccccaaattttaaaaatgaaagacATTTTGATGAGGGGTATAGGAGTCCATCATAGTGGAATTTTgccaataataaaagaaatcgtCGAAATGTTGTTTCAAAATGGTTTAATAAAG CTTTTATTTGCTACAGAAACATTTGCAATGGGAGTGAATATGCCTGCCAGAACAGTAATTTTTGACTCTGTTAGGAAACACGATGGCAAAGAACTCCGTGATTTAGAACCTGCAGAATATATTCAAATGGCAGGTAGAGCTGGTAGAAGAGGCTTAGATAAACAGGGTACAGTTATACTGTTATGTAAAACTTTTGTCCCCCATGAGgacagtttaaaaaaaatgatgatagGCAAACCAAATTCGTTAGAGAGCAAGTTTAAACTGACATATGGAAtg gtATTGAGTTTGTTGAGAGTTGAAAGTTTGAGTGTTGAAGGAATGATGTCTCGTAGTTTTCGTGAAGCAGACCATCAAAAGAAAATGgttgatataaaaaaagatttggaaaatgttgaaaatcaaCTAACCGAACTTTCTAGACAACAGCTCAGTAATTATCTACAACCTTTagtgaaattttatgaaaatgcgAGCGATTATCTAAAATTGCGCAAAGAAATAATC TCTGAGGTTCTGACTGATTCGAAATTACAAAAAGTCATGACACCAGGCCGCATTCTTTTAATTACGTGGAAACAACATAAGAATAAGCTTGCCCTTCTCTTAAACACGATTAAGTCCAAAACTGTAATGTATAAGGTTCTTGTGTTGACTGATGGAAACTCAACAGTAAGTGCTGATCCTAACAAGGACGACCTTTGGTTTCATATGTTGGGGTTGGCTGATGAGTCGGTATTTCTACCTATGGTATCAGCTAGTCATGAAGTACTTACCATTACTCCATCTGATGTGTTTGAGATATCTGGAAAAACTATAAag ATTGATACTGACATAGTATTGAAAGATTGGGATAAAAGGCAGATTCCAAGATTTAGACACGATCCCCCTGGACAAACTTGTTTGAAAGCAGTGCAAGAACTGCAGAAAATCTCTATGCAAGCTAATGAGAAAAAATCTATGAATAATATGGGGTATTTGCATTTCATTGACGATTTAAAGGTGAATAAACAGGAGTTGTTCTACCTTCTGGAAGACATGTATCGCATGAAAATTGCGATGTTAGATAACATTCATAGCACACAAATTCCCAATTTTGAGCAACAGTTTGCTGCCGTATTTACAAGGAAATTCTtggaagaaaaaaagaaagattTAGAATTTCATTTATCTAACGCTAGTCTTATTCTGTATCCGGATTATCAGAAAAGGATTGAACTGTTGAGACGATTTAGATATGTAGATGTAAATAACAGAGTGCAACTGAAAGGACGTGTAGCATGTGAAATGGGAATGAATGAATTGCTAATCACAGAAATAGTgctaagaaatattttgacgAGATTAAAATCAGCAGAAGTTGCAGCATTGCTATCTGCTCttgtttttaaagttaaaatgagAAATGACACATACGAATATGAAGAGAAGGACCTTACAGAGAATTTGAGAAAT ggTATTGCAGaagtgaaaaaaatacatgaaGAAATTGGTGCTTTGGAGATTCAGTTAAATATATCAACTGAAGAGTTCCaagaagatttaaattttggcCTTGTATATGTTATTTATGAGTGGGCTAACTCAAag CCTTTTGCGGAAATAATGATGTTGACAGAAATACAGGAAGGAACTATTGTTAGATGTATCCAACAACTAAATGAAACTATCTGTGATATTAGAGACGCCGCATACATTATAGGAGATCCTGCATTGCACACTAAAATGGATGAAGCATCAATTGCAATTAAGAGAGATATTGTTTTTGCTGCAAGTCTTTACACTCGTGAAGATGAAAGAAGCagcgaaaaaattatttattga
- the LOC109595823 gene encoding microtubule-associated protein RP/EB family member 1 isoform X1 has translation MAVNVYSTNVTTENLSRHDMLAWVNECLQSSFAKIEELCSGAAYCQFMDMLFPGSVQLKRVKFRTNLEHEYIQNFKILQASFKKMCVDKIVPIDRLVKGRFQDNFEFLQWFKKFFDANYKGTEYDALACRGGETMGNGGGSAPRGSGLMMKPRSANNITAPTSPAKSKPIGRVVPKANTVRPTATRPTNNKVAGDAGKIDDLNNQISEMKISIDGLEKERDFYFGKLRDIEVMCQEAEGTSPYIQKILDILYATEEGFAPPDEVEGGVGEEDEY, from the exons ATGGCGGTAAACGTTTACTCTACAAATGTGACGACAGAGAACCTGTCCAGACATGACATGCTCGCCTGGGTCAACGAATGTTTGCAGAGCAGCTTCGCAAAAATTGAGGAGCTGTGCTCAGGTGCAGCTTATTGCCAGTTTATGGACATGCTCTTTCCGGGATCTGTGCAGTTGAAGAGGGTAAAGTTCCGGACTAATTTAGAGCATGAATATATTCagaacttcaaaatattacaagCCAGTTTCAAAAAGATGTGTGTAGATAAg ATCGTGCCGATAGATCGGCTTGTGAAGGGCCGTTTCCAGGACAATTTCGAGTTTCTGCAGTGGTTCAAGAAGTTTTTCGATGCCAACTACAAAGGAACAGAATACGACGCACTGGCGTGTCGTGGCGGCGAAACAATGGGTAATGGAGGCGGTTCGGCGCCACGTGGAAGCGGCTTGATGATGAAACCGCGTTCAGCCAACAACATTACGGCGCCAACATCGCCTGCCAAGTCCAAGCCTATCGGACGTGTTG TACCTAAAGCCAATACCGTACGACCCACGGCAACGAGGCCAACTAACAACAAAGTTGCTGGAGATGCTGGCAAAATTGATGATCTAAATAACCAAATATCCGAGATGAAA ATTTCAATCGACGGATTGGAGAAGGAACGTGATTTTTACTTTGGAAAACTTAGAGATATTGAAGTTATGTGTCAAGAGGCAGAAGGAACGAGTCCGTATATCcagaaaattttagatatattatatGCAACAGAA GAGGGATTCGCTCCTCCTGACGAAGTTGAAGGTGGCGTTGGCGAAGAAGatgaatattaa
- the LOC109595823 gene encoding microtubule-associated protein RP/EB family member 1 isoform X2 — MAVNVYSTNVTTENLSRHDMLAWVNECLQSSFAKIEELCSGAAYCQFMDMLFPGSVQLKRVKFRTNLEHEYIQNFKILQASFKKMCVDKIVPIDRLVKGRFQDNFEFLQWFKKFFDANYKGTEYDALACRGGETMGNGGGSAPRGSGLMMKPRSANNITAPTSPAKSKPIGRVVVPKANTVRPTATRPTNNKVAGDAGKIDDLNNQISEMKISIDGLEKERDFYFGKLRDIEVMCQEAEGTSPYIQKILDILYATEEGFAPPDEVEGGVGEEDEY, encoded by the exons ATGGCGGTAAACGTTTACTCTACAAATGTGACGACAGAGAACCTGTCCAGACATGACATGCTCGCCTGGGTCAACGAATGTTTGCAGAGCAGCTTCGCAAAAATTGAGGAGCTGTGCTCAGGTGCAGCTTATTGCCAGTTTATGGACATGCTCTTTCCGGGATCTGTGCAGTTGAAGAGGGTAAAGTTCCGGACTAATTTAGAGCATGAATATATTCagaacttcaaaatattacaagCCAGTTTCAAAAAGATGTGTGTAGATAAg ATCGTGCCGATAGATCGGCTTGTGAAGGGCCGTTTCCAGGACAATTTCGAGTTTCTGCAGTGGTTCAAGAAGTTTTTCGATGCCAACTACAAAGGAACAGAATACGACGCACTGGCGTGTCGTGGCGGCGAAACAATGGGTAATGGAGGCGGTTCGGCGCCACGTGGAAGCGGCTTGATGATGAAACCGCGTTCAGCCAACAACATTACGGCGCCAACATCGCCTGCCAAGTCCAAGCCTATCGGACGTGTTG taGTACCTAAAGCCAATACCGTACGACCCACGGCAACGAGGCCAACTAACAACAAAGTTGCTGGAGATGCTGGCAAAATTGATGATCTAAATAACCAAATATCCGAGATGAAA ATTTCAATCGACGGATTGGAGAAGGAACGTGATTTTTACTTTGGAAAACTTAGAGATATTGAAGTTATGTGTCAAGAGGCAGAAGGAACGAGTCCGTATATCcagaaaattttagatatattatatGCAACAGAA GAGGGATTCGCTCCTCCTGACGAAGTTGAAGGTGGCGTTGGCGAAGAAGatgaatattaa
- the LOC109595823 gene encoding microtubule-associated protein RP/EB family member 1 isoform X3 has protein sequence MAVNVYSTNVTTENLSRHDMLAWVNECLQSSFAKIEELCSGAAYCQFMDMLFPGSVQLKRVKFRTNLEHEYIQNFKILQASFKKMCVDKIIPVDKLIKGRFQDNFEFLQWFKKFFDANYDGREYDALEARGGLLIGAAAAGAHAQDGIGGQTHHHHVPAPKHHARQVPKANTVRPTATRPTNNKVAGDAGKIDDLNNQISEMKISIDGLEKERDFYFGKLRDIEVMCQEAEGTSPYIQKILDILYATEEGFAPPDEVEGGVGEEDEY, from the exons ATGGCGGTAAACGTTTACTCTACAAATGTGACGACAGAGAACCTGTCCAGACATGACATGCTCGCCTGGGTCAACGAATGTTTGCAGAGCAGCTTCGCAAAAATTGAGGAGCTGTGCTCAGGTGCAGCTTATTGCCAGTTTATGGACATGCTCTTTCCGGGATCTGTGCAGTTGAAGAGGGTAAAGTTCCGGACTAATTTAGAGCATGAATATATTCagaacttcaaaatattacaagCCAGTTTCAAAAAGATGTGTGTAGATAAg ATAATACCCGTAGATAAGCTGATCAAGGGCCGGTTCCAAGACAACTTCGAGTTCCTTCAATGGTTCAAGAAATTTTTCGACGCAAACTACGATGGGCGGGAATACGACGCGCTGGAGGCGCGTGGCGGCTTGTTGATTGGGGCGGCAGCGGCGGGGGCGCACGCACAGGATGGCATTGGCGGTCAAACGCACCACCATCACGTGCCCGCGCCCAAGCATCATGCCAGGCAGG TACCTAAAGCCAATACCGTACGACCCACGGCAACGAGGCCAACTAACAACAAAGTTGCTGGAGATGCTGGCAAAATTGATGATCTAAATAACCAAATATCCGAGATGAAA ATTTCAATCGACGGATTGGAGAAGGAACGTGATTTTTACTTTGGAAAACTTAGAGATATTGAAGTTATGTGTCAAGAGGCAGAAGGAACGAGTCCGTATATCcagaaaattttagatatattatatGCAACAGAA GAGGGATTCGCTCCTCCTGACGAAGTTGAAGGTGGCGTTGGCGAAGAAGatgaatattaa
- the LOC109595821 gene encoding phytanoyl-CoA dioxygenase, peroxisomal, whose product MDSPTLFQYTHEKSRLSEDQKQFYERNGYLLIKNNVEDKLLNEVRQRFLDICNGEADPGFMTVMKDKSLMETGAKGERLINKIQDFLFDDVLWKYCIYPSVVDIVECIIGPNITAVHSMFLNKPPGGDPKLSLHPLHQDLHYFPFRPANNIVASWTAVENVDETNGCLFVVPGTHTGQLYKHDYAKDYKNKMYHGIPNLDHLVRLTVPMEKGDTIFFHPLLLHGSGPNLTKGYRKAISCHYADSNCQFIDVRGTTQENIAKEIEELAAKKGVSLLFADVWKSKSRLVRGDPGNFQKYSSHL is encoded by the exons ATGGACAG tcccACCTTGTTTCAATATACTCATGAAAAATCAAGACTGAGTGAggatcaaaaacaattttatgaacGCAATggatatttacttattaaaaataatgtggaGGATAAACTGTTGAACGAAGTCAG acaaCGTTTTCTTGATATTTGCAATGGTGAAGCAGACCCTGGTTTTATGACGGTAATGAAAGATAAGTCTCTAATGGAAACAGGAGCTAAAGGAGAACGtttgataaataaa attCAGGACTTCTTGTTCGACGATGTTCTTTGGAAATACTGTATTTATCCTTCAGTGGTGGACATTGTGGAGTGTATTATTGGTCCCAATATTACTGCAGTCCATtcgatgtttttaaataaacctcCTGGTGGAGATCCCAAATTGTCTCTCCATCCTCTGCATCAG GATTTGCACTATTTTCCATTCAGACCAGCCAATAACATAGTTGCGTCTTGGACAGCAGTAGAGAATGTAGACGAAACTAACGGATGTTTGTTTGTTGTACCAGGTACGCACACTGGGCAGTTGTACAAGCACGATTATGCAAAG gattacaaaaacaaaatgtatcaCGGAATACCAAACTTAGACCACTTGGTGAGGCTAACTGTGCCAATGGAAAAGGGTGATACCATCTTCTTTCATCCGTTGTTGTTACATGGATCAGGACCAAATTTGACGAAA GGTTACCGCAAAGCTATATCTTGCCATTACGCTGATAGTAATTGTCAATTTATTGATGTTCGTGGAACGACCCAAGAAAATATTGCGAAAGAAATAGAAGAATTAGCCGCCAAAAAAGGAGTGTCACTATTATTTGCG gATGTATGGAAATCCAAAAGTAGACTAGTTCGCGGAGATCcaggaaattttcaaaaatatagcaGCCatctttaa
- the LOC109595778 gene encoding tripartite motif-containing protein 2, translating to MSDKIKRFASVNYRKKAPVSKRSSLQFTNISRHNSIIGLEELIQCGICMEELVNPRMLDCQHTFCLTCLQNLFIEKSTLLATSPSGKLDTAKQKIDVIDCPTCFNQTPLPDGNYSLEKLKSNVYIDSLLKLVKGQNSPQLTQELRCVKCQTVSSNNSHQICQHCSQIFCNICWQGHIVELNDILTNLNQQLDETERKLEHKTRYFTDHCEQIRETVRKAIEDKVAHLLKTQKKLSEELNLYKADSKRAAESLKTRVAELKLKIKEEINDVRNDKVQVFMTLHKDGSELLNEIYTFGESKVIFDSDRCKLDLCDEGIYNDEDEAEILQSLDPAVEHYKTRTFLPTLKWSKCPRPAGVAVSPWDSSNIYIASTDSKSIRILDRNRQKLVGKITHENFVCPTALAFSSSRNELYVSDKWQDCIHVFSKNKEYMRMICHGVIKTPDGVSVGPNDELVISDTGNNRVVIVHPTDGSIISEISGLNYPTGLTTYGDNIIVADTGNHRIKIFNMQGKLLQEFGSLGKNPGQFRYAEAVAVDPLGFILVGDGGNARIQVFKPDGTIIKIFGRKQNFGWVSGLAITPDLSIIMTDHKNKNCIIF from the exons ATGAGTGACAAAATTAAGAGGTTTGCTTCagttaattatagaaaaaaggcACCTGTTTCTAAAAGATCAAGTCTTCAATTTACTAACATATCAAG acataATTCAATCATTGGTTTAGAAGAATTGATACAATGCGGAATATGTATGGAAGAATTGGTCAATCCACGTATGCTGGATTGTCAACATACTTTTTGTCTTACTTGCCTCCAAAATCTGTTCATTGAGAAATCCACCCTTTTAGCTACATCCCCATCAGGAAAACTGGATACTGctaaacaaaaaatcgatgTAATCGACTGTCCAacttgttttaatcaaacccCTTTACCGGACGGAAACTACTcactggaaaaattaaaaagtaatgtttACATAGATTCATTGTTGAAGTTGGTAAAGGGTCAAAATTCACCCCAACTGACCCAGGAATTAAGGTGTGTTAAATGCCAAACGGTGTCTAGTAATAATAGTCATCAAATATGTCAGCACTGTTCTCag ATATTCTGCAATATATGTTGGCAAGGTCATATTGTAGAACTCAACGATATCTTAACGAACCTAAATCAACAATTAGATGAAACTGAGAGGAAATTGGAACATAAAACGCGCTATTTCACTGATCATTGTGAACAAATAAGAGAGACTGTAAGAAAGGCAATAGAAGATAAAGTTGCTCACCTTTTAAAAACCCAAAAGAAGTTATCTGaagaattgaatttatataaagcgGATTCGAAAAGAGCTGCCGAAAGTCTTAAGACTAGAGTCGCTGAACTGAAGTTGAAAATCAAAGAAGAAATTAATGATGTTAGAAATGACAAA GTACAAGTTTTCATGACGCTTCATAAGGATGGTTCCGAGCTTTTAAACGAAATTTACACTTTTGGTGAATCCAAAGTAATATTTGATTCTGATAGATGTAAATTAGACCTTTGCGACGAAGGAATTTACAATGATGAAGATGAAGCGGAGATACTTCAGTCACTGGACCCAGCCGTGGAACATTACAAAACAAGGACATTTCTTCCCACTCTTAAATGGTCCAAATGTCCTAGACCTGCAGGTGTTGCCGTTTCGCCATGGGATTCTTCAAACATTTATATCGCTTCAACAGATAGTAAAAGTATTAGGATTTTAGATCGAAACCGTCAAAAATTGGTTGGCAAAATAACTCATGAGAACTTTGTTTGTCCTACGGCACTCGCTTTTTCCTCAAGTAGAAATGAATTGTATGTTTCGGATAAATGGCAAGACTGTATTCatgtattttctaaaaataaggaATATATGAGAATGATTTGCCACGGAGTGATAAAAACCCCCGATGGAGTCAGTGTCGGTCCCAATGATGAACTCGTAATATCCGATACTGGAAATAACAGAGTGGTTATTGTACATCCCACCGATGGAAGtattatttcagaaatttcAGGTCTGAACTATCCTACTGGACTTACCACATATGGAGATAACATTATTGTAGCTGACACCGGCAAccatagaataaaaatttttaatatgcaaGGTAAACTTCTACAAGAATTCGGTAGTTTAGGCAAGAATCCTGGACAATTCCGTTACGCTGAAGCGGTTGCTGTAGATCCTTTAGGTTTTATTTTGGTTGGTGATGGCGGAAATGCTAGAATACAAGTGTTTAAGCCTGATGGAACAATAATCAAGATATTTGGACGAAAACAGAATTTCGGTTGGGTATCCGGATTAGCTATAACACCAgatttaagtataataatgaCGGATCacaagaataaaaattgtataattttctaa
- the LOC109595788 gene encoding sorting nexin-2, whose translation MAEPVEPPPYFENVDINKEDAEPDDLFVSAVQYPTQKLDDNDPEEIVNGDDPDLSKININESKGELENIPINNDNNLTDNLEQEEAESGNEFLDISITEPQKVGDGMGAYMAYRVTTKTNMRLFKKKEFSVTRRFSDFLGLHDKLTEKYLKVGRIIPPAPEKSVIGMTKIKMSSQETNGTNGGDFVERRRAALERYLKRTAQHPILVVDPDFREFLEADIELPKATNTSALSSAGVMRLFNKVGETVNKITYKMDETDPWFEETLSHVEALETQLRKLHANVEQMVAYRKELANLTNGVSRSAAFLSSCEDHNSLSKALSQLADTEEKVEQLHMEQANTDFFILCEILKDYLGLLGSVRDAFHERTKLFQHWQHSQQMLAKKREAKAKMEFTNRVDKLDQAGTEVLEWEAKVERGQENFDKISQMIKREMERFEKCRINDFKVMFIKYLENHLNHQAQLVQYWEAFLPEAKAIA comes from the exons ATGGCTGAGCCTGTGGAACCTCCCccttattttgaaaatgtagaTATTAACAAAGAGGATGCAGAGCCTGACGACTTATTCGTATCCGCAGTTCAG taCCCAACACAGAAATTGGATGATAATGACCCGGAAGAAATCGTCAATGGAGACGATCCAGATTtgtctaaaataaacattaatgaaTCCAAAGGTGAACTTGAGAATATTCcaataaacaatgataataatttaacagatAATTTGGAACAG gaAGAAGCAGAAAGTGGAAATGAATTTCTGGATATTAGTATCACAGAGCCGCAGAAAGTGGGTGATGGAATGGGGGCCTATATGGCATATAGAGTCACTACCAAAACCAATATGAGATTATTTAAGAAGAAAGAATTTTCAGTAACACGCAGATTTAGTGATTTTCTTGGACTACATGATAAACTAActgagaaatatttaaaagtaggtAGAATTATTCCACCTGCTCCAGAAAAGAGTGTTATAG gaatgacaaaaataaaaatgtctagTCAGGAAACAAATGGTACAAATGGGGGTGATTTTGTGGAGAGAAGAAGAGCTGCTTtagaaagatatttaaaacggACTGCCCAACATCCAATTCTTGTTGTAGATCCAGATTTTAGAGAGTTCCTAGAAGCTG ATATTGAATTGCCTAAAGCAACAAACACATCTGCTCTAAGTAGTGCTGGCGTTATGAGGCTATTCAACAAAGTAGGTGAAACAGTAAACAAAATAACTTACAAAATGGACGAAACGGATCCG tGGTTTGAGGAAACATTGAGCCATGTGGAAGCTCTAGAAACACAGTTAAGAAAATTACATGCAAATGTGGAGCAAATGGTCGCTTACAGGAAAGAGCTCGCCAATTTAACCAACGGCGTTTCAAGATCCGCAGCCTTTCTAAGCTCCTGCGAGGATCACAACTCATTGTCCAAAGCTTTGTCTCAACTTGCTGATACAGAAGAGAag gtTGAACAGTTACACATGGAACAAGCAAATACAGACTTTTTTATACtgtgtgaaattttaaaagattatttagGTTTGCTTGGGTCTGTTAGAGATGCTTTCCATGAAAGAACTAAATTGTTTCAACACTGGCAACACTCGCAACAAATGTTGGCCAAAAAACGCGAGGCGAAAGCGAAAATGGAATTCACAAATAGAGTAGATAAACTAGATCAAGCTGGCACTGAAGTTCtggaa tgGGAAGCCAAAGTAGAAAGAGGACAGGAaaactttgataaaatttcacaGATGATTAAAAGGGAAATGGAaagatttgaaaaatgtagaaTAAACGATTTTAAAGTTATGTTTATC